One part of the Arthrobacter sp. EM1 genome encodes these proteins:
- a CDS encoding fructose-specific PTS transporter subunit EIIC → MTALITTELVELDQNLGDSPEAVIRHLAGKVAANGRATEVEGLFADAFAREQKTATGVPGGIAIPHCRSTAVTEPTLVMARLSQSVDFGAKDGPADLIFFIAAPDGADQEHLKLLSKLARSLIKKDFTQALRDAGSAAEVVGLVEGALADKPAAHSAPAPAVSGAPTGTGASRPKRLVAVTACPTGIAHTYMAADSLVAAAKEIGVDLQVETQGSSGAKPLDPAVIAAADAVIFAVDVDVRGKERFAGLPVINAPVKRGIDEPEKMVHEALAAAENPNARRVPHFGAEEQAQNEAEEKGEHIGQKLKKALLTGVSYMIPFVAGGGLLIALGFLMGGYLITQYADAIVVDNSIFNLPTEFPDNAWGPLGAYLGAVLFKIGALSLGFLVPALAGYIAYAIADRPGIAPGFVAGAVAGFMGAGFLGGIVGGLLAGYIAHVIGQIQVARWLRGLMPVVIIPLVASLVASGLMFLVLGGPIAGITAGLNDWLSGLTGASAVVLGIILGLMMCFDLGGPVNKVAYSFAVAGLGAATITNQAPWQIMAAVMASGMVPPLAMALATVLDKQRFSLAERENGKAAWLLGASFISEGAIPFAAADPLRVIPASMLGGAVTGAISMAAGVGSKAPHGGLFVFFAIDNFLMFVVAIIVGTIITALSVLALKRWAVRKTVDTVELVPATV, encoded by the coding sequence GTGACTGCGCTCATTACTACCGAACTGGTCGAGCTCGACCAGAACCTGGGCGACTCGCCCGAAGCCGTGATCCGGCACCTGGCAGGCAAAGTCGCCGCCAACGGTCGCGCCACCGAGGTGGAAGGCCTCTTCGCCGACGCCTTCGCCCGGGAACAGAAGACCGCCACCGGGGTTCCGGGCGGCATCGCCATCCCGCATTGCCGTTCGACGGCGGTGACCGAACCCACCCTGGTGATGGCTCGGCTCTCCCAGTCCGTCGACTTCGGCGCCAAGGACGGCCCCGCGGACCTCATCTTCTTCATTGCGGCCCCCGATGGTGCGGACCAGGAACACCTCAAGCTGCTCTCCAAGCTGGCCCGCTCCCTGATCAAAAAGGACTTCACCCAGGCCCTGCGCGACGCCGGTTCGGCGGCCGAGGTCGTCGGGCTCGTCGAAGGCGCCCTTGCCGATAAGCCTGCCGCCCACTCCGCACCGGCACCGGCCGTAAGCGGCGCCCCGACCGGGACCGGAGCTTCCCGCCCCAAGCGCCTTGTCGCTGTCACTGCCTGCCCCACCGGCATCGCCCACACCTACATGGCCGCCGATTCGCTTGTGGCCGCGGCCAAGGAAATCGGCGTGGACCTGCAGGTGGAGACCCAAGGATCTTCAGGGGCAAAGCCGCTGGATCCGGCAGTGATCGCCGCAGCCGACGCCGTCATCTTCGCCGTCGACGTGGATGTCCGAGGCAAGGAGCGCTTCGCCGGCCTGCCGGTTATCAACGCCCCCGTCAAACGCGGCATCGACGAGCCGGAAAAGATGGTCCATGAGGCCCTCGCGGCCGCAGAGAACCCCAACGCCCGCCGGGTCCCGCACTTCGGCGCGGAGGAACAGGCACAGAACGAGGCCGAGGAAAAAGGTGAGCACATTGGGCAGAAGCTGAAGAAAGCGCTGCTGACCGGCGTCAGCTACATGATCCCGTTTGTGGCCGGCGGCGGCCTGCTGATCGCGCTTGGCTTCCTAATGGGCGGGTACCTCATCACCCAGTATGCCGATGCCATCGTTGTGGACAACAGCATCTTCAACCTGCCCACGGAATTCCCGGACAACGCATGGGGCCCGCTTGGCGCCTACCTCGGCGCCGTCCTGTTCAAGATCGGCGCCCTCTCACTGGGCTTCCTGGTACCGGCCCTGGCCGGCTACATCGCTTACGCCATCGCTGACCGGCCCGGTATCGCCCCGGGCTTCGTTGCCGGTGCAGTCGCCGGATTTATGGGTGCCGGCTTCCTTGGCGGCATCGTCGGCGGCCTGCTCGCAGGCTACATCGCCCATGTGATCGGCCAAATCCAGGTCGCCCGCTGGCTGCGCGGCCTGATGCCTGTTGTGATTATCCCGCTGGTTGCGTCCCTCGTGGCATCGGGGCTAATGTTCCTGGTCCTGGGCGGCCCGATAGCCGGCATCACCGCCGGCCTTAATGACTGGCTTTCCGGCCTGACCGGTGCCAGCGCTGTTGTCCTCGGCATCATCCTCGGTCTGATGATGTGCTTCGACCTGGGCGGACCGGTAAACAAGGTTGCTTACTCCTTCGCCGTCGCCGGTCTCGGTGCCGCCACGATCACCAACCAGGCCCCGTGGCAGATCATGGCAGCCGTGATGGCCTCGGGCATGGTTCCGCCGCTGGCAATGGCACTCGCCACCGTCCTGGACAAGCAGCGCTTCAGCCTGGCTGAGCGCGAAAACGGCAAGGCCGCGTGGTTGCTGGGCGCCTCCTTCATCTCCGAAGGCGCCATCCCCTTCGCCGCCGCCGACCCGCTGCGCGTGATCCCGGCGAGCATGCTCGGCGGTGCCGTCACCGGCGCCATCTCCATGGCCGCCGGCGTCGGATCCAAGGCCCCGCACGGCGGACTCTTTGTCTTCTTCGCGATCGACAACTTCCTGATGTTTGTTGTGGCAATCATCGTCGGCACCATTATTACGGCGCTGTCCGTCCTGGCACTCAAGCGCTGGGCCGTCAGGAAGACCGTTGATACGGTAGAACTGGTCCCCGCAACCGTCTGA
- a CDS encoding Ku protein yields the protein MRAIWKGAIAFGLVNVPVKVYSATEDHDISLHQVHNADGGRIRYQRRCEICSKIVDYEDIDKAYEDDGQTVVLSREELKSIPAENSHEIDVVQFVPAEQLDPMMFEKSYYLEPDSKSPKAYVLLRRALEDTDRVAIVQFALRDKTRLGALRIRGDVLVLQALLWADEVREASFSSLETTIRISAQEREMSAALVDSMAADFEPGQFTDDYQAQLRLLIEAKLEKGESLDTEETFGVPAAGSGSGEVIDLMEALKRSLEKKRGGRAATSDDSAGPGAAAPASKSTAAKAAPTRTSRAAPKTAPKTAAKTVPKTAARAAPKAGTKAAGTKAAAPSARKEA from the coding sequence ATGAGAGCCATCTGGAAAGGCGCGATAGCATTTGGGCTGGTCAACGTGCCGGTCAAGGTTTACAGCGCCACCGAAGACCACGACATCAGCCTGCACCAGGTCCACAACGCCGACGGCGGGCGGATCCGCTACCAGCGACGCTGCGAAATCTGCAGCAAGATCGTGGACTACGAGGACATCGACAAGGCTTACGAGGACGACGGACAGACCGTGGTCCTCAGCCGCGAGGAGCTCAAGTCCATTCCGGCGGAAAACAGCCACGAGATCGACGTGGTGCAGTTTGTGCCGGCGGAGCAGCTGGACCCGATGATGTTCGAAAAGAGTTATTACCTGGAGCCGGACTCCAAATCGCCCAAGGCCTACGTCCTGCTGCGCCGTGCGCTTGAAGACACCGACCGGGTGGCCATCGTCCAGTTTGCGCTGCGCGACAAGACCCGGCTGGGGGCGCTGCGGATCCGCGGGGACGTGCTGGTGCTGCAGGCGCTGCTCTGGGCCGATGAGGTGCGGGAGGCCAGCTTTTCCTCGCTCGAAACCACTATCCGCATCTCCGCCCAGGAACGTGAAATGTCCGCCGCGCTGGTCGATTCGATGGCGGCGGACTTCGAACCCGGGCAGTTCACCGACGACTATCAGGCGCAGCTGCGCCTGCTCATCGAGGCGAAGCTGGAGAAGGGGGAGTCCCTGGACACCGAGGAAACCTTTGGCGTCCCGGCCGCCGGCTCCGGCTCCGGCGAGGTGATCGACCTGATGGAGGCGCTCAAGCGGAGCCTGGAGAAGAAACGCGGGGGACGGGCGGCCACGTCGGACGACTCCGCCGGGCCCGGGGCCGCGGCGCCCGCTTCGAAGTCGACGGCCGCGAAGGCTGCTCCCACCCGGACTTCCCGCGCCGCACCCAAGACAGCGCCCAAGACTGCAGCCAAGACTGTACCGAAGACTGCAGCCAGGGCCGCGCCGAAGGCCGGGACCAAGGCCGCCGGGACAAAAGCGGCCGCGCCGTCCGCGCGGAAAGAGGCCTGA
- a CDS encoding HPr family phosphocarrier protein, whose protein sequence is MTERNATIASRVGLHARPAAIFAEAAGEFDLEITIARLGEPVDEAMDAASILSLMSLGASHGDVVVLRAEGDGADAALERLVQILETDHDAE, encoded by the coding sequence ATGACCGAACGTAACGCCACCATTGCCAGCCGTGTAGGGCTGCACGCCCGCCCGGCCGCCATCTTTGCGGAGGCAGCCGGCGAGTTCGATCTCGAGATCACCATCGCCCGGCTGGGTGAGCCTGTCGACGAGGCCATGGATGCTGCCAGCATCCTGTCCCTGATGAGCCTTGGCGCATCCCACGGCGACGTGGTAGTCCTGCGCGCCGAAGGCGACGGCGCCGACGCCGCCCTCGAACGGCTGGTCCAGATCCTGGAAACGGACCACGACGCCGAATAG
- a CDS encoding beta-ketoacyl-[acyl-carrier-protein] synthase family protein: MLTAFPRVVVTGLGAVTPVGATAAETRAALLAGRSGIAALEDDWAQELPVRMAGRADVDVPALLSTPEYKRMDRCGHLALIAAREAWAQAGRPAADPERLAVVIGSGYGGLDTTLEQARALDARGPRRVSPHTLTRIMTNAPAAWVSMDVGAKGGARTPVSACASGAEAISQAADMIRAGTADVVIAGGVDSCINGLIISGFAQIRALSTRNGDPESASRPFDRDRDGFVLAEGAAILVLEREDHARARGAEVLGVVAGTAVTSDAVDIVAADPVMQRRVMEKAIAAAGLGAGDIGLVHAHATSTPVGDRLEADAIRAVLGNQVPVTSTKSLTGHLLGGAGALGAVVLIQALKTGDFPGSGNLDQPDDGIDLNLLRKTVAGQGARAGIANAFGFGGHSTALVITES, encoded by the coding sequence ATGCTTACAGCTTTCCCCAGAGTCGTCGTCACCGGACTGGGAGCAGTGACTCCCGTCGGTGCGACGGCGGCCGAGACCCGGGCCGCGTTGCTGGCCGGGCGCTCAGGAATCGCGGCACTTGAGGATGACTGGGCGCAGGAGCTTCCGGTCCGGATGGCGGGCCGGGCGGACGTTGATGTTCCCGCGCTGCTCTCCACCCCGGAATATAAGAGGATGGACCGGTGCGGGCACCTCGCGCTGATTGCGGCCCGGGAAGCGTGGGCGCAGGCAGGCCGTCCCGCAGCCGACCCGGAACGCCTGGCCGTGGTGATCGGATCCGGCTATGGCGGCCTGGACACAACCCTGGAGCAGGCCCGGGCCCTTGATGCCCGCGGGCCGCGGCGCGTCTCCCCGCACACGCTGACCCGGATCATGACCAACGCGCCCGCGGCCTGGGTGTCCATGGATGTCGGCGCCAAAGGCGGGGCGCGCACCCCGGTGAGCGCCTGTGCCTCCGGGGCGGAAGCCATCTCCCAGGCGGCAGACATGATCCGTGCCGGGACAGCGGATGTTGTGATTGCCGGCGGCGTGGATTCCTGCATCAACGGCCTCATCATCAGCGGCTTCGCCCAAATTCGGGCCCTGTCCACCCGCAACGGAGACCCGGAGTCCGCTTCGCGGCCGTTCGACCGGGACCGGGACGGATTCGTACTGGCGGAGGGCGCCGCGATCCTGGTCCTGGAACGCGAAGACCACGCCCGCGCCCGGGGAGCGGAAGTGCTCGGTGTCGTGGCCGGAACTGCTGTGACATCCGACGCCGTCGACATCGTCGCCGCCGATCCGGTCATGCAGCGGCGGGTGATGGAAAAGGCCATCGCCGCCGCCGGCCTTGGTGCCGGAGACATCGGGCTGGTCCATGCCCACGCGACCTCCACCCCGGTCGGCGATCGCCTGGAAGCCGACGCGATCAGGGCCGTACTTGGAAACCAGGTGCCCGTTACCTCCACAAAATCCCTCACCGGGCACCTCCTTGGCGGCGCAGGCGCCCTCGGCGCCGTCGTCCTGATCCAGGCGCTGAAAACCGGGGACTTTCCGGGGTCCGGCAACCTTGACCAACCCGACGACGGGATCGACCTGAACCTTCTGCGGAAAACGGTGGCAGGCCAGGGAGCCAGGGCGGGCATCGCCAACGCCTTCGGATTCGGCGGTCACAGCACCGCCTTGGTGATCACCGAAAGCTAG
- a CDS encoding ATP-dependent DNA ligase, whose translation MAERATANGKERVRVGGRELVVTNLDKVMYPQTGTTKAEVMAYYAAVAPVLIPAAADRPATRKRWVHGVGTADAPGEMFFQKNLDHSTPGWVPRAAITHKQRTIQYPLVNDPATLAWLAQTAALEIHVPQWCVDSHGEQMPPDRLVLDLDPGEGAGLAECVAVAWLARSILQDVGLDPVPVTSGSKGIHLYAALDGSQSSEQISGFAHELARALEADHPELAVSDMKRTLRAGKVLVDWSQNSAAKTTIVPYSLRGRLRPTVAAPRTWRELNSPSLHQLDYREVLARVKSGKDPFSVISGGRKATAQPGGRPNGSNTTGDGGATDPRLEKYRANRDAGSTPEPFTAEQYRAASEGGTLREKFVIQEHHASRLHYDLRLERDGVLVSWALPKGVPTSRTTNHLAVQTEDHPMDYAGFEGTIPKGQYGAGTVSIWDHGYYDCEKWIAGKEVIATLSGQDDGGLAGARRFALIHTGRGEEQWLIHLMDAPGAKNEHAPPPQEEPPLPAAPDPADVSPMLASPGSAADLPGKDWQFELKWDGVRALIVGGAGKIRLISRNGNDMSAAYPELTNRSSWPEQDFIADGEIIAVGPSGRPDFGLLQGRMNLGSASDVAQARASTPVRLMLFDLLAESGSDLRRLPLGRRRARLEAFFTLAGGPVDLSQLIHGDAGHILESVEELGLEGVMAKRTDGRYVGQRSRSWLKLKFEKTQEVVVGGWRPGNGERRDTVGSLLLGIPDGPTLRYVGRVGSGFSTRELGGLRRQLEALPRKTSPFADVPAEDAAGARWVSAKLVGEVKFGEWTGSGKLRHPVWRGWRPDKNPDDVVVEHS comes from the coding sequence TTGGCTGAAAGGGCGACGGCGAACGGCAAGGAGCGGGTCCGGGTCGGCGGCCGGGAGCTGGTGGTCACCAATCTGGATAAGGTGATGTACCCGCAGACCGGTACCACCAAGGCCGAAGTCATGGCTTACTACGCGGCCGTGGCGCCGGTGCTGATCCCCGCCGCCGCGGACCGTCCGGCTACCCGGAAGCGCTGGGTGCACGGCGTCGGGACGGCCGATGCCCCGGGCGAGATGTTCTTCCAGAAGAACCTGGACCATTCGACACCGGGCTGGGTTCCGCGGGCCGCCATCACCCACAAGCAGCGCACCATCCAGTACCCGCTGGTCAACGACCCGGCCACACTGGCCTGGCTGGCACAGACAGCAGCCCTGGAGATACACGTGCCGCAGTGGTGCGTGGATTCCCACGGCGAGCAGATGCCGCCGGACCGGCTGGTGCTGGATCTGGATCCCGGTGAGGGTGCAGGACTGGCCGAATGCGTCGCGGTCGCCTGGCTCGCCCGGAGTATCCTGCAGGACGTGGGCCTGGATCCCGTACCCGTGACGAGCGGCAGCAAAGGCATCCACCTGTACGCGGCCCTCGACGGCAGCCAGAGCTCCGAACAGATTTCGGGTTTCGCCCACGAGTTGGCCCGCGCCCTGGAAGCCGACCATCCGGAGTTGGCCGTCAGTGACATGAAAAGGACCCTGCGCGCCGGCAAGGTCCTGGTGGACTGGAGCCAGAACAGCGCCGCAAAGACCACCATCGTTCCCTACTCACTGCGCGGGCGGCTCCGGCCCACGGTGGCGGCTCCGCGGACCTGGCGTGAACTCAACTCACCGTCACTGCACCAACTGGACTACCGGGAGGTCCTTGCGCGCGTGAAGTCGGGCAAGGATCCTTTCTCCGTCATCTCCGGCGGGCGCAAGGCAACGGCGCAGCCCGGTGGCCGCCCGAACGGCAGCAACACCACCGGCGACGGCGGCGCCACCGACCCGCGGCTGGAGAAGTACCGCGCCAATCGTGACGCTGGCTCCACCCCTGAGCCCTTCACTGCCGAGCAGTACCGGGCAGCTTCAGAAGGCGGCACCCTCCGGGAGAAGTTCGTCATCCAGGAACACCATGCCAGCCGGCTGCACTATGACCTCCGGCTGGAGCGTGACGGCGTCCTGGTCTCCTGGGCGCTGCCCAAGGGCGTTCCTACGAGCCGGACCACAAACCACCTGGCGGTCCAGACCGAGGATCACCCGATGGACTATGCGGGCTTCGAAGGCACCATCCCCAAGGGCCAATACGGCGCCGGTACCGTCAGTATCTGGGACCACGGCTACTACGATTGCGAGAAGTGGATCGCGGGCAAAGAAGTCATTGCCACCCTCAGCGGCCAGGACGACGGCGGGCTGGCCGGCGCCCGCAGGTTCGCGTTGATCCATACCGGCAGGGGCGAGGAGCAGTGGCTCATCCACCTGATGGACGCGCCGGGCGCGAAGAATGAGCATGCTCCCCCGCCGCAGGAGGAACCTCCGCTGCCCGCCGCCCCGGATCCGGCGGACGTTTCACCGATGCTGGCCAGCCCCGGCAGCGCCGCCGACCTGCCCGGCAAGGACTGGCAGTTCGAACTCAAATGGGACGGGGTGCGGGCCCTGATCGTCGGGGGTGCGGGCAAGATCCGCCTGATCAGCCGCAACGGCAACGACATGTCCGCCGCGTATCCGGAACTGACCAATCGTTCCAGCTGGCCGGAGCAGGACTTCATCGCCGACGGCGAGATAATCGCCGTCGGCCCTTCGGGGCGGCCCGACTTTGGGCTGCTGCAGGGGCGGATGAACCTCGGCAGTGCCTCCGACGTCGCGCAGGCGCGGGCATCTACGCCGGTCCGGCTGATGCTTTTTGACCTCCTGGCCGAGAGCGGCTCGGACCTGCGCCGCCTGCCGCTCGGCCGGCGGCGGGCACGGCTGGAAGCATTTTTCACCCTTGCCGGCGGCCCGGTGGACCTCTCCCAACTAATCCACGGCGATGCCGGGCACATCCTGGAAAGCGTTGAGGAACTGGGGCTGGAGGGCGTCATGGCCAAGCGCACGGACGGCCGCTACGTCGGTCAGCGGAGCCGGTCCTGGCTCAAGCTAAAGTTCGAAAAGACCCAGGAAGTGGTGGTCGGCGGCTGGCGCCCCGGCAACGGCGAGCGCCGCGACACCGTCGGTTCGCTGTTGCTGGGCATTCCGGACGGGCCGACGCTGCGCTACGTGGGCCGTGTGGGCAGCGGCTTCAGCACCCGCGAACTCGGCGGCTTGCGCCGGCAGCTGGAGGCTTTGCCGCGCAAGACCTCACCGTTTGCGGATGTTCCCGCGGAAGACGCCGCCGGCGCCCGGTGGGTGTCGGCCAAGCTGGTCGGCGAGGTTAAGTTCGGTGAGTGGACGGGATCCGGCAAGCTTCGGCACCCGGTCTGGCGTGGCTGGCGTCCGGACAAAAACCCGGACGACGTCGTCGTCGAACACAGCTGA
- a CDS encoding DUF6458 family protein, whose amino-acid sequence MRIGSAIFLIALGAILAWAITPGLIPNVDQTMIGYILMAVGVIGLIASLVLASPGRSRTRRVSETRSVVDPNTGETITRNESRDAGI is encoded by the coding sequence ATGAGAATCGGTTCCGCCATTTTCCTCATCGCCCTCGGCGCCATCCTCGCCTGGGCCATCACCCCCGGCCTGATCCCCAATGTGGACCAGACCATGATCGGCTACATCCTGATGGCGGTCGGTGTCATCGGGCTGATCGCTTCCCTGGTCCTGGCCTCACCAGGGCGCAGCCGCACCCGCCGGGTCAGCGAGACACGCTCCGTTGTGGACCCCAATACCGGCGAGACCATCACCCGGAACGAAAGCCGCGACGCCGGCATCTAG
- a CDS encoding hexose kinase — MIVTLTANPSLDRTVALPGPLVRGEVQRAVSVRQESGGKGVNVSRALVASGLKTVAVLPGAEADPVLAGLREVDVPFAALPIGEPLRSNVALTEPGGVTTKINEPGPALSADQQEALIGLLLDHSRGASWVVLAGSLPPGVPANFYATVTRRLRSMDHGKEAPLVAVDSSGEPLAAAICGDALGKPDLIKPNAEELVELAAAAGFATHKSAEELEADPGAAAAAASAVVRSGVGAVLATLGSKGAVLVTADGAWLATHPPVTAVSTVGAGDSSLAGYLLASSQGAAPADCLRQAVAHGAAAASLPGSTVPAVHQTTPNAVTITALTKD; from the coding sequence ATGATTGTCACCCTGACCGCCAACCCAAGCCTGGACCGCACCGTGGCACTGCCGGGACCCCTGGTCCGCGGCGAAGTCCAGCGCGCCGTCTCCGTCCGGCAGGAATCCGGCGGCAAGGGCGTAAACGTCTCCCGCGCCCTGGTCGCCTCCGGGCTGAAGACCGTCGCAGTGCTCCCGGGCGCCGAGGCGGACCCCGTCCTCGCCGGTCTCCGCGAAGTCGACGTCCCATTCGCCGCCCTCCCCATCGGAGAGCCGCTGCGCAGCAACGTGGCGCTCACCGAACCCGGCGGCGTGACCACCAAGATCAACGAACCCGGACCGGCGCTGAGTGCGGACCAGCAGGAAGCCCTGATCGGGCTGCTCCTGGACCACTCCCGGGGAGCCAGCTGGGTTGTCCTGGCAGGATCGCTCCCACCCGGGGTCCCGGCCAACTTCTACGCCACCGTCACCCGGCGGCTGCGCAGCATGGATCACGGCAAAGAGGCTCCCCTTGTCGCCGTGGACTCCTCCGGCGAACCGCTCGCCGCCGCGATCTGCGGCGATGCGCTGGGGAAACCGGATCTCATCAAACCCAATGCCGAGGAACTGGTGGAACTGGCTGCCGCAGCCGGGTTCGCCACGCACAAGTCCGCCGAGGAACTCGAAGCGGATCCGGGGGCGGCCGCGGCGGCCGCTTCCGCCGTCGTGCGATCCGGAGTCGGTGCCGTGCTGGCAACACTCGGCTCCAAGGGTGCGGTGCTCGTCACGGCCGACGGCGCGTGGCTGGCCACGCATCCGCCGGTCACCGCGGTGAGCACGGTAGGCGCCGGCGATTCGTCACTGGCCGGTTACCTGCTCGCTTCCAGCCAGGGCGCCGCCCCGGCCGATTGTCTCCGCCAGGCTGTGGCACACGGTGCCGCCGCCGCTTCGCTGCCGGGCTCCACAGTCCCGGCAGTCCACCAAACCACCCCCAACGCCGTAACCATCACGGCCCTGACGAAGGATTGA
- a CDS encoding MFS transporter — translation MPKDRSMTDSSAGVIDAGRTNQAAPPGAKKSKLRTRRRLKESDVNVVNRPMLKKALGGTIVGNTMEWYDVGVFGYLITTMGPVFLPEADKSVQTLFLLGTFAATFIARPLGGVVFGWLGDKIGRQKVLAATLMIMAASTFAVGLLPGYAQIGIWAAVLLVLFKVIQGFSTGGEYAGATTFVSEYAPDKRRGFFASFLDLGSYLGFAIGAALVSVLQLTLGQDTMEQWGWRIPFLVAGPLGLIAVYFRSRIEESPQFQATLDAQANLAKDATAGDAAVAKGPVGIVKAYWRSIIVAMILVAAANTAGYALTSYMPTYLTESKGYDPVHGTLLTIPVLVIMSLCIPLTGKLSDRIGRRPVLWIGAVSTVVLAAPAFLLIGVGEIWSTLLGLGLVAFPVTFYVANLASSLPAQFPTSSRYGAMGIAYNFSVAIFGGTTPFIVAALINATGDDMMPAYYLMATSAVGAVAIYFLKESARMPLPGSMPSVDTPEEAKELVANQDENPLIDLVEMDMPFAGASADAAADSVNREDAGTVPAKV, via the coding sequence ATGCCCAAAGACCGAAGCATGACCGACTCTTCGGCTGGCGTGATCGACGCCGGCCGAACCAACCAAGCTGCCCCCCCGGGTGCGAAGAAATCAAAGCTGCGGACGCGGCGCCGGCTCAAGGAGTCCGACGTCAACGTCGTTAATCGGCCGATGCTCAAAAAGGCACTCGGCGGCACCATCGTAGGTAACACCATGGAGTGGTACGACGTCGGTGTGTTCGGTTACCTGATCACCACGATGGGACCGGTGTTCCTCCCGGAAGCGGACAAGTCTGTTCAGACTCTGTTCCTGCTGGGAACCTTCGCCGCCACCTTTATTGCCCGCCCCCTCGGCGGAGTCGTGTTCGGCTGGCTCGGCGACAAGATCGGCCGCCAGAAGGTCCTCGCCGCAACTCTTATGATCATGGCGGCCAGCACTTTCGCCGTCGGCCTCCTGCCGGGTTACGCCCAGATCGGGATCTGGGCAGCGGTGCTGCTGGTCCTGTTCAAGGTCATCCAGGGTTTCTCCACCGGCGGCGAATACGCCGGAGCCACCACGTTCGTGAGCGAGTACGCCCCGGATAAGCGGCGCGGCTTCTTCGCCAGCTTCCTGGACCTCGGGAGCTACCTCGGCTTCGCGATCGGCGCCGCCCTCGTCTCCGTGCTGCAGCTGACCCTTGGTCAGGACACGATGGAGCAGTGGGGCTGGCGGATCCCGTTCCTGGTGGCGGGCCCCCTGGGTCTGATCGCCGTTTACTTCCGGAGCAGGATCGAGGAGTCCCCGCAGTTCCAAGCCACCCTGGACGCCCAGGCGAACCTGGCCAAGGACGCAACCGCCGGTGACGCCGCGGTAGCCAAGGGCCCGGTAGGCATTGTGAAGGCGTACTGGCGCTCCATCATCGTCGCGATGATCCTGGTGGCCGCCGCAAATACTGCCGGTTACGCCCTGACGTCATACATGCCGACCTACCTCACCGAGTCCAAGGGGTACGACCCGGTTCACGGCACCCTGCTGACGATCCCCGTGCTGGTCATCATGAGTCTCTGCATCCCGCTGACCGGCAAGCTCTCCGACCGGATCGGCCGCCGTCCCGTACTGTGGATCGGCGCCGTGAGCACCGTCGTCCTGGCCGCCCCGGCGTTCCTGCTGATCGGCGTCGGCGAAATCTGGTCCACTTTGCTGGGCCTTGGCCTGGTCGCCTTCCCGGTCACTTTCTATGTGGCCAACCTGGCGTCGTCCCTGCCCGCGCAGTTCCCGACGTCGAGCCGCTACGGAGCGATGGGCATCGCGTACAACTTCTCGGTGGCCATCTTCGGCGGTACCACACCGTTTATCGTTGCGGCCCTGATTAACGCCACCGGCGATGACATGATGCCTGCTTACTACCTGATGGCTACTTCGGCCGTCGGTGCCGTGGCGATCTACTTCCTGAAGGAATCGGCCCGGATGCCCCTGCCGGGTTCCATGCCCAGCGTGGACACCCCCGAGGAGGCCAAGGAACTCGTCGCCAACCAGGACGAGAACCCGCTGATCGACCTGGTGGAAATGGATATGCCGTTTGCCGGCGCTTCGGCCGATGCAGCTGCTGATTCCGTGAACCGCGAGGATGCCGGGACCGTACCCGCCAAAGTCTAA
- a CDS encoding DeoR/GlpR family DNA-binding transcription regulator yields MFAEERQQLIVGLIVASGRASVTDLAERFSITTETVRRDLAALESAGSVRRVHGGAVSPDRFSTSEESILVRADQRQPEKTRIAEAALALIPENRTGSILIDAGSTTETLADRLAARTAATSAAAAPGAELVVITHSLPVAAKLSGEAGIALHLLGGRVRGITQAAVGQSTVEAARRIRPDIAFIGTNGIHAAFGLSTPDPEEAAVKAAFVHSARRIVVLADSSKLDAETLVQFASLKDLDTLITDTKPGQDLADALADAGVEVVVA; encoded by the coding sequence GTGTTCGCCGAGGAACGCCAACAGCTGATCGTGGGGCTCATTGTTGCCAGCGGCCGTGCCAGCGTCACGGACCTCGCCGAGCGTTTCAGCATCACCACCGAAACCGTCCGCCGGGACCTGGCCGCCCTCGAATCCGCCGGCAGTGTGCGCCGGGTACACGGCGGCGCCGTCTCCCCGGACCGCTTCAGCACCAGCGAAGAAAGCATCCTGGTCCGCGCCGACCAGCGGCAACCGGAAAAGACCCGGATCGCCGAAGCGGCCCTCGCACTGATCCCGGAAAACCGAACCGGCAGCATCCTGATCGACGCCGGCTCCACCACCGAGACCCTCGCCGACCGCCTGGCCGCGCGGACTGCAGCGACGTCAGCCGCTGCAGCACCCGGCGCGGAACTCGTGGTCATCACCCACTCGCTGCCCGTCGCGGCAAAGCTCTCCGGTGAGGCCGGCATCGCCTTGCACCTGCTTGGCGGCAGGGTCCGCGGAATCACCCAGGCCGCCGTCGGCCAGTCCACGGTGGAAGCCGCCCGCAGGATCCGCCCGGATATCGCTTTCATCGGCACCAACGGCATCCACGCAGCCTTCGGGCTGAGCACCCCCGATCCTGAAGAAGCCGCTGTCAAAGCCGCCTTCGTCCATTCAGCCCGCCGCATAGTGGTGCTCGCTGATTCCTCCAAGCTGGATGCCGAAACCCTGGTCCAGTTCGCCTCGTTGAAAGATCTGGACACTTTGATCACTGACACGAAACCCGGCCAGGACCTGGCCGACGCCCTCGCGGATGCCGGAGTGGAGGTAGTGGTCGCATGA